Proteins found in one Coffea eugenioides isolate CCC68of chromosome 5, Ceug_1.0, whole genome shotgun sequence genomic segment:
- the LOC113772605 gene encoding purple acid phosphatase 15-like, with protein MQSLEMALLKGRALVGLAVFLLLNLVQVYGRIPTTLEGPFKPVTVDLDKSFRGNAIDLPDTDHRVQKNVVGFEPEQISVSLSSDYDSAWISWITGEFQIGDNIKPLNPKTVKSFLYYGKSNLFLNHKIKGDSLIYNQLYPFEGLQNYTSGIIHHVRLTGLEPNTEYYYRCGDPSIPAMSDIYQFRTMPASGPKNYPSRIAVVGDLGLTYNTTSTVSHLISNQPDLVLLVGDVCYANLYLTNGTGADCYACSFPDTPIHETYQPRWDYWGRFMQPLVSKVPLMVVEGNHEIEEQVGNRTFAAYSSRFAFPSKESGSLSTFYFSFNAGGIHFIMLGAYIAYNKSADQYKWLKRDLAKVDRKVTPWLVATWHPPWYSTYVAHYREAECMRVEMEEILYKYGVDIVFNGHVHAYERSNRVYNYTLDPCGPVYIAVGDGGNREKMAIKHADEPGNCPDPSTTPDSYMGGFCAYNFTSGPAAGKFCWDRQPDYSAYRESSFGHGILEVKNETHALWTWHRNQDMYNEAGDQIYIVRQPERCPVEPKVSSSVEF; from the exons ATGCAAAGTCTTGAGATGGCTTTGCTAAAAGGGAGAGCTCTTGTTGGGTTGGCTGTGTTTCTTTTGCTGAACCTTGTGCAAGTTTATGGGAGAATTCCGACAACTCTAGAAGGACCATTTAAGCCAGTGACAGTTGATTTGGATAAGAGTTTTAGAGGGAATGCAATTGATTTGCCAGATACTGATCATAGGGTGCAGAAAAATGTTGTAGGTTTTGAGCCTGAACAAATTTCAGTCTCCCTTTCTTCAGATTATGATTCAGCTTGGATTTCATGGATTACGG GTGAATTTCAAATAGGTGACAACATCAAACCATTGAATCCCAAGACTGTAAAAAGTTTTCTATACTATGGGAAATCAAATCTGTTCTTGAATCACAAAATAAAGGGTGATTCATTAATTTATAACCAGCTCTATCCATTTGAAGGCTTGCAGAACTACACCTCCGGGATCATACATCATGTCCGACTTACAG GATTGGAACCCAACACTGAATATTATTATCGATGCGGAGATCCTTCAATACCAGCAATGAGTGATATCTATCAATTCAGGACTATGCCTGCTTCAGGTCCAAAAAACTACCCTAGCAGAATAGCAGTGGTGGGAGACCTTGGTCTTACATACAATACAACTTCAACTGTTAGCCACTTGATAAGCAACCAGCCTGATCTTGTTCTATTGGTGGGGGATGTTTGCTACGCCAATCTGTATCTGACAAATGGAACTGGCGCTGATTGCTATGCTTGCTCGTTTCCTGATACACCCATCCATGAGACCTATCAACCTCGTTGGGATTACTGGGGAAG GTTTATGCAGCCACTAGTGTCTAAAGTACCACTAATGGTGGTAGAGGGAAACCATGAGATCGAAGAACAAGTTGGGAATCGGACATTTGCAGCCTATAGTTCTCGGTTTGCATTTCCATCTAAAGAAAGTGGATCTTTGTCTACATTCTACTTTTCATTCAATGCGGGAGGGATACATTTCATAATGCTCGGTGCATATATTGCATATAATAAGTCAG CTGATCAATACAAATGGTTGAAGAGAGATCTTGCAAAAGTTGACAGAAAAGTCACTCCTTGGCTGGTAGCAACTTGGCATCCTCCATGGTACTCAACATATGTAGCTCACTATAGGGAAGCTGAATGTATGAGGGTAGAGATGGAAGAAATACTGTACAAGTATGGTGTTGATATAGTCTTCAATGGACAT GTTCATGCCTACGAGAGATCAAACAGAGTCTACAACTACACACTGGATCCCTGTGGGCCTGTATACATAGCAGTTGGTGATGGTGGTAACAGGGAGAAAATGGCTATTAAACATGCTGATGAACCAGGGAACTGTCCAGACCCATCCACAACTCCAGACAGCTATATGGGTGGATTTTGTGCTTACAATTTTACATCAGGTCCAGCAGCTGGAAAGTTCTGTTGGGATCGACAGCCAGATTATAGTGCATACAGGGAAAGTAGCTTTGGACATGGTATTCTAGAG GTGAAGAATGAGACACATGCTCTGTGGACATGGCACCGGAATCAGGATATGTACAATGAAGCCGGTGATCAAATATACATTGTGAGACAACCCGAGAGATGCCCAGTTGAACCAAAG GTCTCTTCTTCAGTTGAATTCTAG
- the LOC113771616 gene encoding uncharacterized protein LOC113771616 produces the protein MNKRITVAEFKDKVHAELNVNITKSQVYKTFMKAKILIHGSYKDQYNRLWDYCDELMKANPGSTALKRGFKSGCRKIIGVDGCHLRGPHPGVLLTGVGINSNDYVYPVAYAVVEAEKKRSWKWFIEFLKYNLSINDQRNWRFISDKQKGLGSAIQKVIPDVEHRQCIECLRDYDVAAWKWLNDNSSPYHWPRSYFRVAAKCGILLNNLCESFNSVIMDAREKPILGMLETIRIYLMERFRTKREWIKKMSDKICPKIQKKLEKAKTEVAANIARWSEQDKFEVTHMYRGQELESLVHHYYSRDSYLKAYEPAIVSLSGQNVWVQSDKDPILSSLKLKLPGRPKKVRREEPRPNSKGATKLSKSGLIRMTYKKCNQKGNIVRKCPLLVPPNEFGASSNKRPPPSNSNKCSKCKALGHNKRTCPQNLVTRENATCELPPKPGDKAQAAIDEQEVIDL, from the exons ATGAACAAGAGAATAACAGTTGCAGAGTTCAAGGATAAAGTACATGCAGAGCTGAATGTAAACATTACTAAATCTCAAGTTTATAAAACATTCATGAAGGCAAAAATTTTGATCCATGGGAGCTATAAAGATCAGTACAACAGATTGTGGGATTATTGTGATGAACTAATGAAGGCAAATCCTGGTTCTACA GCACTGAAGAGAGGATTTAAATCTGGTTGTAGGAAGATAATTGGAGTTGATGGTTGCCACTTGAGAGGTCCACATCCGGGTGTATTATTAACTGGAGTTGGAATAAATTCAAATGACTATGTTTATCCAGTTGCATACGCAGTAGTTGAAGCAGAAAAGAAGAGATCGTGGAAGTGGTTTATTGAATTCTTGAAATATAATCTATCAATCAATGATCAAAGAAATTGGAGATTCATAAGTGATAAACAGAAG GGTTTAGGATCTGCAATTCAGAAAGTCATTCCTGATGTTGAGCACAGACAGTGT ATTGAGTGTTTAAGGGATTATGATGTAGCTGCTTGGAAGTGGTTAAATGACAATAGCTCTCCCTATCACTGGCCAAGATCATACTTTCGAGTAGCTGCCAAGTGTGGCATTCTCCTTAATAATTTATGTGAAAGCTTTAATTCGGTCATAATGGATGCAAGGGAAAAGCCAAtccttggaatgcttgagactATTAGAATCTATCTAATGGAAAGGTTTCGTACAAAAAGGGAATGGATAAAGAAGATGAGTGATAAGATCTgcccaaaaattcaaaagaaactAGAGAAGGCAAAAACAGAAGTAGCTGCAAACATTGCGAGATGGTCTGAACAAGATAAATTTGAGGTTACACACATGTATAGAG GCCAAGAGCTAGAAAGTCTTGTTCATCATTACTACTCACGAGACAGTTACTTGAAGGCTTATGAGCCAGCAATTGTTTCTTTGAGTGGGCAAAATGTTTGGGTGCAATCGGATAAGGATCCTATCTTATCATCCTTGAAGTTGAAGTTACCTGGTCGGCCAAAGAAAGTAAGAAGAGAAGAGCCTAGGCCTAATTCGAAGGGGGCTACCAAACTTTCCAAATCTGGCCTTATTAGAATGACATATAAAAAATGCAATCAAAAGGGGAATATAGTGAGAAAGTGTCCACTGCTGGTACCTCCTAATGAGTTTGGTGCATCTAGCAATAAGAGGCCACCACCGTCCAACTCCAACAAGTGTAGCAAATGCAAGGCACTTGGCCATAACAAAAGAACTTGTCCACAAAATCTCGTGACAAGGGAGAATGCTACATGTGAATTACCCCCAAAACCTG GTGATAAAGCGCAGGCTGCTATTGATGAACAAGAGGTTATTGATTTATAG
- the LOC113772024 gene encoding NEDD8-activating enzyme E1 regulatory subunit AXR1-like → MAEPKTKYDRQLRIWGEQGQAALERSSICLLNCGPTGSETLKNLVLGGVGSITIVDGSKVEVGDLGNNFMVDESCVGQSKAKCVCSFLQELNDAVKAKFIEEYPQALIESNPSFFSQFTLVVGTQLVEDSMVKLDRICRDANVALVFARSYGLTGFIRISVKEHTVIESKPDHFLDDLRLNNPWPELRSFADTIDLNTSDPVVHKHTPYVIILVKMAEEWAKSHGGCLPSTRDEKKQFKDLIKARMIAIDEDNYKEAMEASFKVYAPRGISSELEKIINDGSAEVGSSSSEFWVTVAALKDFIDNEGNGEAPLEGSIPDMTSSTELYVNLQKIYQAKAVADFIAVEQKVRHILKIIGRDPYSISNAYIKSFCKNARKLRVCRYRPIEDEFNTPVQAELQKCLTDEDYSN, encoded by the exons ATGGCGGAACCCAAAACGAAGTACGATCGTCAGCTCAG AATATGGGGTGAGCAAGGACAGGCTGCACTTGAGAGATCTAGTATATGCTTGTTGAATTGTGGGCCAACAGGTTCAGAAACATTGAAAAATCTTGTTCTTGGTGGGGTTGGAAGTATCACCATTGTCGATGGCTCAAAAGTTGAAGTGGGTGACCTTGGGAATAACTTCATGG TGGACGAATCATGTGTGGGACAATCGAAGGCCAAATGTGTGTGTTCATTTCTTCAGGAGCTAAATGATGCCGTTAAAGCCAAGTTTATTGAAGAGTATCCCCAGGCATTGATTGAGTCAAATCCATCATTCTTCTCACAGTTCACTCTGGTAGTGGGCACACAG ctggTTGAAGATTCAATGGTGAAATTGGACAGAATCTGTCGAGATGCAAATGTTGCTCTGGTATTTGCACGCTCATATGGTCTAACAGGTTTTATTCGGATCAGTGTGAAG GAGCATACTGTGATTGAGTCAAAGCCTGATCACTTTTTGGATGATCTCCGGCTAAATAACCCATGGCCAGAGCTCAGAAG TTTTGCAGACACTATTGATTTGAACACATCTGATCCAGTCGTCCATAAGCACACCCCTTACGTCATCATTCTCGTTAAGATGGCAGAAGAGTGGGCAAAAAGTCATGGTGGATGCCTTCCATCAACTAGAGATGagaagaaacaattcaag GACCTAATTAAAGCCAGGATGATTGCAATTGATGAGGACAATTATAAAGAGGCAATGGAAGCTTCATTTAAAGTCTATGCTCCTAGAGGAATCA GTTCAGAGTTAGAGAAGATAATTAATGATGGTAGTGCTGAAGTTGGTTCAAGTTCATCAGAGTTTTGGGTGACTGTGGCAGCTCTAAAG GATTTCATTGACAATGAAGGGAATGGGGAGGCACCTCTTGAGGGTTCAATACCGGATATGACATCATCCACTGA GTTGTATGTAAATTTGCAGAAGATTTACCAAGCAAAGGCTGTGGCAGATTTTATTGCTGTGGAGCAAAAAGTCAGGCATATCCTGAAAATAATTGGTAGAGATCCATATAGCATCTCAAATGCTTACATAAAAAGCTTCTGTAAAAATGCAAGGAAACTCCGA GTTTGTAGGTATCGGCCCATTGAGGATGAGTTCAACACCCCAGTCCAAGCAGAATTACAGAAGTGTCTGACTGATGAAGACTACAG TAACTGA
- the LOC113770705 gene encoding WD repeat-containing protein DDB_G0290555-like isoform X1: MPRTSTVDNPGCPPLRALTFDSLGLIKVIEARGQEKSVPKVVETWGEPDSTRAIVAASIIDRLSEPLLGVARKNGLIEILCPVNGNLQASIPNASQTDVCPESDAIVGLHLFRKQSIESSSRLCTFLTCTIKGRTTMRAIEIPQSQTDSIGDATETTWNACGSGDILFAKVDESECYALFGGKGVEVNIWDLHTSSKLWNAKSPVKNSLGIFSPTWFTCASFLGNEDHRKFVSGTNFHQVRLYDVSAQRRPIMSFDFRETAIKSVAGDLDGHAIYVGNGSGDLASFDIRTGKLLGSFIGKCSGSIRSIVRHPELPVIASCGLDNYLRIWDINSRQLLSPVFLKQHLHDVVFDSYYRNGKEVAPADLPQQEQAPDNISDGTDEGALPAKRKKASTMHKGNKNLKSRKISKNKDLLPQPKDFSEIPDRVVEEMVSVKRKKASKVHSGSDKVKKKNRKEQRFAIE, translated from the exons atGCCCCGAACTAGTACTGTAGATAACCCCGGTTGCCCTCCACTTCGAGCTTTAACCTTCGATAGTCTTGGCTTAATAAAAG ttattgaagCTAGAGGGCAGGAAAAATCAGTTCCTAAGGTGGTGGAAACGTGGGGGGAACCTGATTCTACAAGAGCTATTGTTGCTGCATCGATTATCGACCGTTTGTCAGAACCT CTGTTAGGTGTTGCTCGAAAAAATGGTTTG ATTGAAATTCTCTGTCCTGTCAATGGAAACCTTCAAGCTTCAATTCCCAATGCTAGTCAAACTGATGTATGTCCTGAAAGTGACGCCATTGTTGGTTTGCATTTGTTCAGGAAGCAGAGTATTGAGTCATCATCCAG ATTATGTACCTTTCTTACATGTACAATTAAAGGGCGCACAACCATGAGGGCTATTGAAATCCCCCAATCACAAACAGATAGTATAGGTGATGCTACAGAGACTACTTGGAATGCGTGTGGTTCTGGTGACATCTTATTTGCCAAAGTGGATGAAAGTGAATGCTATGCATTATTTGGAGG GAAAGGAGTTGAGGTTAATATATGGGACCTTCACACAAGTTCAAAACTCTGGAATGCCAAATCT CCTGTTAAAAACAGCCTTGGCATATTTAGCCCAACATGGTTCACGTGTGCATCATTTTTAGGCAACGAAGATCACCGGAAATTTGTGTCAGGCACTAACTTTCACCAG GTGCGTCTTTATGATGTTTCTGCTCAACGAAGGCCCATCATGTCATTTGACTTTCGAGAGACCGCTATCAAATCTGTTGCTGGAGACCTAGATGGACATGCAATTTATGTTGGAAATGGATCAGGAGACTTAGCTTCTTTTGATATTCGCACAG GGAAACTGTTGGGAAGCTTCATTGGGAAATGTTCTGGAAGTATTAGATCCATAGTGAGGCATCCAGAACTTCCTGTGATAGCATCCTGTG GGTTGGACAACTATCTGCGCATTTGGGATATAAATTCACGACAACTTTTGTCTCCG GTTTTCTTGAAGCAGCATCTTCACGATGTTGTTTTTGATTCTTATTATAGAAATGGAA AAGAAGTTGCTCCTGCTGATTTGCCACAACAGGAACAAGCTCCAGACAACATATCAGATGGAACTGATGAAGGTGCACTACCTGCGAAACGGAAAAAGGCATCCACAATGCACAAGGGAAACAAAAATCTCAAGTCAAGGAAAATAAGCAAGAACAAGGATCTGCTGCCTCAGCCAAAAGATTTCAGTGAAATACCAGATAGAGTTGTTGAGGAAATGGTATCAGTGAAACGTAAAAAGGCATCTAAAGTACACAGTGGAAGCGAcaaagtcaagaaaaaaaataggaaaGAACAGCGATTTGCCATAGAGTGA
- the LOC113770705 gene encoding WD repeat-containing protein DDB_G0290555-like isoform X2 has product MPRTSTVDNPGCPPLRALTFDSLGLIKVIEARGQEKSVPKVVETWGEPDSTRAIVAASIIDRLSEPLLGVARKNGLIEILCPVNGNLQASIPNASQTDVCPESDAIVGLHLFRKQSIESSSRLCTFLTCTIKGRTTMRAIEIPQSQTDSIGDATETTWNACGSGDILFAKVDESECYALFGGKGVEVNIWDLHTSSKLWNAKSPVKNSLGIFSPTWFTCASFLGNEDHRKFVSGTNFHQVRLYDVSAQRRPIMSFDFRETAIKSVAGDLDGHAIYVGNGSGDLASFDIRTGKLLGSFIGKCSGSIRSIVRHPELPVIASCGLDNYLRIWDINSRQLLSPVFLKQHLHDVVFDSYYRNGKVAPADLPQQEQAPDNISDGTDEGALPAKRKKASTMHKGNKNLKSRKISKNKDLLPQPKDFSEIPDRVVEEMVSVKRKKASKVHSGSDKVKKKNRKEQRFAIE; this is encoded by the exons atGCCCCGAACTAGTACTGTAGATAACCCCGGTTGCCCTCCACTTCGAGCTTTAACCTTCGATAGTCTTGGCTTAATAAAAG ttattgaagCTAGAGGGCAGGAAAAATCAGTTCCTAAGGTGGTGGAAACGTGGGGGGAACCTGATTCTACAAGAGCTATTGTTGCTGCATCGATTATCGACCGTTTGTCAGAACCT CTGTTAGGTGTTGCTCGAAAAAATGGTTTG ATTGAAATTCTCTGTCCTGTCAATGGAAACCTTCAAGCTTCAATTCCCAATGCTAGTCAAACTGATGTATGTCCTGAAAGTGACGCCATTGTTGGTTTGCATTTGTTCAGGAAGCAGAGTATTGAGTCATCATCCAG ATTATGTACCTTTCTTACATGTACAATTAAAGGGCGCACAACCATGAGGGCTATTGAAATCCCCCAATCACAAACAGATAGTATAGGTGATGCTACAGAGACTACTTGGAATGCGTGTGGTTCTGGTGACATCTTATTTGCCAAAGTGGATGAAAGTGAATGCTATGCATTATTTGGAGG GAAAGGAGTTGAGGTTAATATATGGGACCTTCACACAAGTTCAAAACTCTGGAATGCCAAATCT CCTGTTAAAAACAGCCTTGGCATATTTAGCCCAACATGGTTCACGTGTGCATCATTTTTAGGCAACGAAGATCACCGGAAATTTGTGTCAGGCACTAACTTTCACCAG GTGCGTCTTTATGATGTTTCTGCTCAACGAAGGCCCATCATGTCATTTGACTTTCGAGAGACCGCTATCAAATCTGTTGCTGGAGACCTAGATGGACATGCAATTTATGTTGGAAATGGATCAGGAGACTTAGCTTCTTTTGATATTCGCACAG GGAAACTGTTGGGAAGCTTCATTGGGAAATGTTCTGGAAGTATTAGATCCATAGTGAGGCATCCAGAACTTCCTGTGATAGCATCCTGTG GGTTGGACAACTATCTGCGCATTTGGGATATAAATTCACGACAACTTTTGTCTCCG GTTTTCTTGAAGCAGCATCTTCACGATGTTGTTTTTGATTCTTATTATAGAAATGGAA AAGTTGCTCCTGCTGATTTGCCACAACAGGAACAAGCTCCAGACAACATATCAGATGGAACTGATGAAGGTGCACTACCTGCGAAACGGAAAAAGGCATCCACAATGCACAAGGGAAACAAAAATCTCAAGTCAAGGAAAATAAGCAAGAACAAGGATCTGCTGCCTCAGCCAAAAGATTTCAGTGAAATACCAGATAGAGTTGTTGAGGAAATGGTATCAGTGAAACGTAAAAAGGCATCTAAAGTACACAGTGGAAGCGAcaaagtcaagaaaaaaaataggaaaGAACAGCGATTTGCCATAGAGTGA